From a region of the Zingiber officinale cultivar Zhangliang chromosome 10B, Zo_v1.1, whole genome shotgun sequence genome:
- the LOC122028967 gene encoding putative GPI-anchored protein pfl2 encodes MGDIWKKYFFKYLRVDAIFEALVEEWLGLEEDQIRAKEQEFLVELNQPPSTEAPIPPIVASSSQAAPEITSPAPSPIIELTSPVTSEKSLMAAPTSAPTKKCPGRKLTLAPSPKRRVISSSDNLVNIPPSSSEPTLSTLYPTLTFSPISIPLDQSTQGDTSTFVMSFPEQFSLPSQEASYLIFAPPSIQTSLSSASSSSFLLPILLGGSFTTSWEETRPLIEGLTPSELVDRFSLDETKRWVANMSIARLIYDLSWENERLKKQVSETSVARVTEKISSLSTQLQEAKERLSQREVKIEILPSQIHSATSLSDELPLKLEKHIAETNQLSSQLSSLKVSHETELADKLSALSIKDKEIASLNASLTTTKTDASTKEVELKASQEELVTYQAGEVDALLPALMYKNAALNKSSLNKLGEELLQACQSNPTISTLGLLSPDEPIEGLSTSSEEERPFVVKSKRPKITRDTPLGDTFATLEQVPIVPCEISCVRVTSAPETIPDVSTSLLLLPPVFASSSSRERAKRTPCRRSSISSPLSAPTGSCPNPTTSILATSIPSPSLAVFPSSTPLPSSSIGPSTSTLPSSLFKQAQGLPSQLGKASICTTYGLLQLQGLLADSWLQSQASIKGTSISDRADHHNCQFIATKEDEKKTLELQMDGLNSQLRMETALKEKSLSDVSYKVTILEKLQKLHNVLSSGQAQDSASKDFALLQGQE; translated from the exons ATGGGGGATATTTGGAAGAAATATTTCTTCAAATATTTGAGAG TGGATGCCATTTTTGAAGCTTTAGTCGAAGAGTGGCTAGGTCTGGAGGAGGATCAGATCCGTGCTAAGGAGCAGGAATTTCTTGTTGAGTTGAATCAACCCCCTTCAACAGAGGCCCCTATTCCACCAATAGTGGCATCTAGTTCTCAAGCAGCTCCTGAAATAACCTCTCCTGCTCCTTCTCCAATCATAGAGCTTACCTCTCCTGTAACCTCAGAGAAGTCTCTCATGGCCGCCCCTACCTCTGCTCCAACCAAAAAATGCCCGGGGCGCAAACTGACCCTGGCTCCCTCTCCTAAAAGAAGAGTCATTTCTTCCTCTGACAACCTTGTGAAtattcctccttcctcttctgaGCCTACGTTATCCACTCTTTACCCTACTCTAACTTTTTCTCCAATTTCAATTCCTTTGGACCAATCTACTCAGGGTGACACCTCTACTTTCGTTATGTCATTCCCTGAACAATTTTCTCTGCCTTCCCAAGAAGCTTCTTATTTGATTTTTGCTCCCCCTTCCATCCAAACTTCCTTGTCCTccgcctcttcttcctcttttctacTCCCTATATTATTGGGAGGATCTTTTACTACTTCTTGGGAGGAGACTCGTCCACTAATTGAAGGACTTACTCCCTCCGAATTAGTTGATAGATTTTCCCTTGATGAGACTAAG CGCTGGGTTGCCAACATGAGCATTGCTCGGTTGATATATGATCTAAGCTGGGAGAACGAGAGGTTGAAGAAACAAGTCTCTGAGACATCTGTTGCCCGAGTCACTGAGAAAATAAGTAGTCTCTCCACCCAATTACAAGAAGCTAAAGAGAGATTAAGCCAACGTGAGGTCAAAATCGAGATCCTCCCATCTCAAATTCATTCAGCTACTAGCCTTAGTGATGAATTACCCCTTAAGCTAGAAAAGCATATTGCGGAAACCAACCAGTTATCTTCCCAGTTATCATCACTGAAAGTTAGCCATGAGACTGAATTAGCTGATAAGCTTTCAGCATTGAGCATCAAAGATAAAGAAATAGCCTCTTTGAATGCATCCCTGACTACAACCAAGACAGATGCTTCTACCAAAGAGGTTGAGCTAAAGGCATCTCAAGAGGAATTAGTTACTTATCAGGCTGGTGAGG TCGATGCTCTTCTCCCAGCTCTTATGTATAAAAATGCAGCACTGAATAAATCATCATTGAATAAGTTGGGAGAGGAATTATTACAGGCTTGTCAGTCCAACCCGACCATTTCAACTCTTGGCTTGCTCTCTCCTGATGAACCAATTGAAGGGCTTTCTACTTCTTCAGAGGAGGAAAGACCGTTTGTCGTCAAGAGTAAGAGGCCGAAGATCACTAGGGACACTCCCCTTGGGGATACTTTTGCTACTCTTGAACAGGTCCCCATTGTTCCCTGTGAGATTTCTTGTGTGAGAG TTACCTCTGCTCCTGAAACGATTCCTGATGTGTCTACGTCTCTTCTGCTTCTTCCTCCAgtttttgcttcttcttcatctAGAGAAAGAGCCAAGAGGACCCCCTGCAggagatcctctatctcttctccTTTAAGTGCTCCCACTGGATCATGTCCGAACCCCACGACTTCTATCTTAGCCACTTCGATTCCTTCTCCTTCACTGGCTGTTTTCCCTAGTTCCACTCCTCTTCCTTCCTCCTCTATAGGGCCTTCAACTTctactcttccttcttctctattTAAACAAGCTCAAGGATTACCCTCCCAATTGGGAAAGGCCTCTATCTGTACTACTTATGGCCTCCTTCAATTACAAGGCCTCCTAGCTGATTCCTGGCTACAAAGCCAGGCATCCATAAAGGGGACGAGTATTTCTGACCGTGCTGACCATCACAATTGTCAGTTTATTGCT ACCAAAGAAGATGAGAAAAAGACCTTGGAGCTACAAATGGATGGATTAAATTCTCAACTTCGAATGGAAACTGCTTTAAAAGAAAAATCCCTCTCGGATGTCTCCTATAAAGTCACTATCCTAGAAAAGTTACAAAAACTTCACAATGTCCTTTCTTCTGGACAAGCACAAGACTCCGCCTCAAAAGACTTTGCCTTGCTACAAGGACAGGAATAA